A genomic segment from Rubrobacter tropicus encodes:
- a CDS encoding Hsp20/alpha crystallin family protein, which translates to MSEQRRNPFRGFLDMASEMNRMRYIGSYGQDSGQEDRERTHATAWVPTADVFARGRDLVIRMELAGVAPQDIDVSFHENTLTVSGERGRDVDEVSFYVHERFYGVFRRSMTLPAGVDEDDITAEFDNGLVEITVKGGAVSSEPRRIEVRNRAG; encoded by the coding sequence ATGAGCGAGCAGCGCAGGAACCCGTTTCGGGGTTTTCTCGACATGGCGAGCGAGATGAACCGGATGCGCTACATCGGCTCCTACGGCCAGGATTCCGGCCAGGAGGACCGCGAGAGGACCCACGCCACGGCCTGGGTCCCGACGGCCGACGTGTTCGCGCGGGGAAGGGACCTCGTGATCCGGATGGAGCTCGCGGGCGTCGCCCCGCAGGACATCGACGTCTCGTTTCACGAGAATACCCTGACGGTGTCCGGAGAGCGGGGCAGGGACGTCGACGAGGTGAGCTTCTACGTCCACGAGCGCTTCTACGGCGTCTTCCGCCGAAGCATGACCCTGCCTGCCGGCGTAGACGAGGACGACATAACCGCCGAGTTCGACAACGGCCTCGTCGAGATCACCGTTAAAGGCGGCGCCGTCTCGTCGGAACCCCGTCGAATAGAGGTACGCAACAGGGCAGGCTAG